Proteins from one Microcoleus sp. bin38.metabat.b11b12b14.051 genomic window:
- a CDS encoding glycosyltransferase family 2 protein: MTNSRFDLQDLKRRLFWRISRVPAATLVVLGAVAFASAIAVAWFSGEGTVSGIFGAIDIWQQNPPVWLQVPAASKIYLLVPTFVLVSAALAAMKISPQPQKISRAVVVAILLALTIRYVLWRSLVTLNLSDPLNGIFSVGLFFLEMLMVVSSSIQMYLMLRMKDRHREADRMAIAVAEGNFTPSVDIFIPTYNEPIFILRRTVIGCQALDYRNKNIYLLDDTKRHEIKLLAKELGCKYITRPDNSHAKAGNINHATSLTSGELIVVFDADFIPTKNFLTRTVGFFQNPEIALVQTPQSFYNHDPIARNLGLENVLVPEEEVFYRQIEIIKDSADSVVCAGTSFVMRRSALQTVGGFVTDSICEDYFTGIRLSATGYRLVYLDEKLSAGLAAENIEAHLTQRLRWARGTLQAFFIDSNPLTIRGLRFIQRLCHLEGLLHWFTSLSRIVFLLMPLAYSFLGVLPLRTNARELLYFFLPYYLVQVTVFSWLNRKSRSALLSDVYSFVQCIPLAVTVVSAMLNPFQKGFNVTPKGIASDRFRFNWNLGWPLIVLFAATAFSLCHNLNLHLLKNVGSLQAISESADLLKGTSLGWIWSAYNLLMLGIALLILVDIPKPDIYEWFNLRRVVQLNLGGESFWGITTVISESGAEVALTQRPSFAAKAKGSNQSVTAAEILPKYAVETSLSQGKIRALARSAAVKAKKSLAPAVMELDTEACFVNGLIDCDSATLEIMEEECLIPVAKIELISDRSQSNSSFPDAAGRSVAEFPTVRIAFDRLNMTQHRCLIELLYCRPGQWKRQETPGEWRSLWLLLKIALKPRAVFERNRPVRPIAVSQV, encoded by the coding sequence ATGACAAATTCAAGATTTGACCTTCAAGACTTGAAACGCCGCTTATTTTGGCGGATTTCGCGCGTGCCGGCGGCAACGCTAGTCGTGTTGGGGGCGGTTGCTTTCGCAAGTGCGATCGCCGTAGCCTGGTTTAGCGGTGAAGGTACAGTAAGCGGCATTTTTGGGGCGATCGACATTTGGCAGCAAAACCCGCCTGTGTGGCTGCAAGTACCCGCGGCGAGCAAGATATATTTGTTAGTGCCAACTTTTGTCCTGGTATCGGCTGCTTTAGCTGCAATGAAAATTTCGCCTCAGCCCCAGAAAATATCGCGCGCTGTGGTAGTAGCCATACTTTTAGCTTTAACCATTCGTTACGTTTTGTGGCGATCGCTCGTCACTCTAAATTTAAGCGATCCCCTGAACGGTATATTTAGTGTGGGGCTGTTTTTCCTAGAAATGCTGATGGTTGTCAGCAGCAGCATTCAAATGTATTTAATGCTGAGAATGAAAGACAGGCATCGAGAAGCCGATCGCATGGCCATTGCAGTTGCAGAGGGAAACTTTACCCCGTCCGTAGACATTTTTATCCCAACTTACAACGAACCAATCTTTATTTTGCGGCGCACAGTCATCGGTTGTCAAGCTTTAGATTATCGCAACAAAAATATATATTTGCTTGATGATACAAAGCGCCATGAAATCAAATTGCTAGCCAAAGAACTCGGATGCAAATATATAACCAGACCGGATAACAGTCACGCCAAAGCTGGCAACATCAATCACGCCACATCCCTAACCAGTGGAGAACTAATTGTAGTTTTCGATGCCGACTTCATCCCCACTAAAAACTTTTTAACAAGAACAGTTGGCTTTTTTCAAAATCCCGAAATTGCCCTCGTGCAAACACCGCAAAGCTTTTACAACCACGATCCCATCGCCCGCAATTTAGGTTTAGAAAATGTGCTGGTGCCAGAAGAAGAAGTATTTTACAGACAAATTGAAATCATCAAAGACAGCGCCGACAGCGTAGTTTGCGCTGGCACATCTTTTGTCATGAGGCGCAGCGCGCTACAAACAGTGGGAGGCTTTGTCACAGATTCAATCTGCGAAGATTATTTTACCGGAATTCGGTTGTCAGCCACCGGGTATCGTTTAGTTTATTTAGATGAAAAATTGAGTGCTGGTTTGGCGGCTGAAAATATAGAAGCCCATCTAACTCAAAGATTGCGCTGGGCGAGAGGAACCCTTCAGGCATTTTTTATTGATTCCAATCCTTTGACGATTCGCGGCCTCAGATTCATACAAAGGCTGTGTCATCTAGAAGGATTGCTGCACTGGTTTACCAGTTTAAGCAGGATTGTGTTTCTGTTGATGCCTTTAGCTTATTCATTTCTGGGCGTACTTCCTTTGCGGACAAATGCGCGGGAATTGCTCTACTTTTTCCTGCCTTACTATCTGGTGCAAGTTACTGTGTTTTCTTGGCTGAATCGCAAATCGCGATCGGCTTTGCTGTCGGATGTTTACTCGTTCGTGCAGTGTATTCCTTTAGCGGTGACGGTGGTGAGTGCAATGCTAAATCCCTTTCAGAAAGGGTTTAACGTGACACCAAAAGGAATTGCGAGCGATCGCTTTCGTTTTAACTGGAATTTGGGATGGCCTTTGATTGTCTTGTTCGCCGCGACGGCATTCAGTTTGTGCCATAATTTAAATCTTCATTTACTTAAAAATGTTGGTAGCTTGCAGGCAATATCAGAAAGTGCTGATTTGTTAAAAGGCACGAGTTTGGGCTGGATTTGGAGCGCTTACAATCTGCTGATGTTGGGGATTGCGCTGTTAATTTTGGTGGATATTCCTAAGCCGGACATTTACGAATGGTTCAATTTACGCAGGGTGGTGCAGTTGAATCTGGGCGGTGAAAGTTTTTGGGGAATAACAACTGTAATTTCCGAAAGTGGCGCTGAAGTTGCTCTGACACAGCGGCCGAGTTTTGCGGCCAAAGCTAAAGGAAGCAATCAGAGTGTTACCGCAGCAGAGATTTTGCCAAAATATGCTGTTGAGACAAGTTTATCGCAGGGTAAAATTAGAGCGCTCGCTCGCAGTGCGGCCGTCAAAGCGAAGAAATCGCTAGCACCGGCTGTGATGGAGTTGGACACCGAAGCTTGTTTTGTCAACGGTTTGATTGATTGCGATTCGGCGACTCTGGAAATTATGGAAGAGGAATGTTTGATTCCTGTCGCTAAGATTGAGTTGATTAGCGATCGATCTCAATCAAACTCAAGTTTTCCCGATGCAGCAGGGCGCAGTGTTGCCGAATTTCCAACTGTACGAATTGCGTTCGATCGCCTAAACATGACTCAACACCGCTGTTTGATTGAACTGCTGTACTGTCGCCCGGGCCAGTGGAAGCGCCAGGAAACGCCGGGAGAATGGCGATCTTTGTGGTTGTTGTTGAAAATTGCTTTGAAACCGAGGGCTGTGTTTGAGAGAAACAGGCCAGTTAGACCGATCGCAGTTTCGCAAGTTTAG